In Fulvia fulva chromosome 8, complete sequence, the DNA window AACAGTGGAAAGACCTTACTGTACAGCTCCTGCCCAGCAGTCACCACAGTCGCCAACTCTTCCGGTCCTTGGATCTCCGGGAACAGAGCAACATAGTGGCTCAATGGTCCGGCAGTCATGGTAGTGATCAGTTTCGTGATCCTTTCGACAACGTCTGGACCTCCAAATCCGACTGAGATCGCAGGGAAGGCGAGAATGCTGGTGGCTCTCTTCTGCAGCTCGGACTTGAAGATGTTGTAGAACATGGACTTGCCTACGACTTGTCCGATCATGCGAATGACCAGCGAGAGTGCTACGCTGGTCCCGATCAGGTCATCTGGCGAGATGACCGAGAAGACGACTTGCGATGGCAACAAGACAGCGCCTACACCGATGAGACCGAAGATCATCGGGGCCCAGACGGTATTAATGTTGTTCGGGTCGAAAAGGGACATGCAGGCGATGCCTAGGCGATGTTAGCTTCGAGCTCTCGACGAGGTTCGTCGGTACTTGACTTACCGACTGTCTGCATGATACAGAAGAATAGCAATAGCCACTGAATGTGTCGCTTGAAGACTGTCATTCCGATAGCGGCGATTACTGCACCACCAGCAATGCAGAACCCGAGAGGTAGCAGCCAGAGGCCAGCCTGCGCAAAGCTAGCCCCGTAGACGCTGTATGTCTGGATCGTCCAGAATACGGTCAGAGGCACATAGTTGACACCGGATGTCAAGCACAGAATCGACACGGCAGTAAAGTGCCTCTTGCTCTGAATCAGTCGTCCTGGGAACATCGGATATTTGCAGAAGAAgcgctcgtagacgccgAACGCGATGAGGGACACGATGCCGAAGACCAGCATGCATACAACCCTCGCAGATCCCCAAGAATAGGTCTGGCCACCCCAATTGATGCCCACTAAGAAAAGTACCACTCCCAGGACCGAAAGTGTACATCCAACGTAGTCCAGACGTCCGAGAAGCTGCATCTTTGTCAAGCCCGCGGCGGCTGCTCTAGGTGGTGGTCTGTAGAAGATGAAGAGCACGACGAATGAGATGGCTGACCAGATTCCAAGTAGTAGGAAGATCCACCTCCAGTTTCGTTCGGCGATAAGCTGACCATACAGACTAGCAGCAGCGAAGGGGAAAAATCCAATGACGATGTATCCGATCGTTGCACCTCTCTTTGCAACAGTCACCAACTCTGATGCGGCAGCGATGACAGTCAGGAGCTGAATCCCAATGGCCATTCCCACGATCACCTGCCCGACCAGGAATACGGCAAAGTTCGGTGCTGCTCCGAGCAAGATGAAGGCCACAACCGCCATTACCAAAGATGCCAGGATGACTCCTCGTCGACCCATCAAGTCAGACATCGCTCCAACGAAAGGTGCGATTGCTCCAGTAGCGATGTAGGGTGCGACGATGACCCAGATGACTTGCTCTATGGCATTGAGGTCGTAGGCGATGACCGTGAAGCAGGTTACCAGGAACAGAGGCGTGACTTCAGCGACAATGAAAGCCATGCTGAGACCGAGCATGGTCATGAAGAAGCTGAAGGTCACCTAATCGCGGATGTCAGTCTTGCCCTGCAACATTGATGCTCTTGCCTCTCGCGGTCTCACCTTGTTCTCGCCCTGCGGCTCAACAGCAGATCCCTTGCCATTGCTATTAGTATCGCTCGTCTCGAAATTCCTCAGCTCTGTCGCTCCGCGTTCTTTGTCTAGGGACGTCATATTGTCCTGTTGTCCAATGCTGAAACAATATGGTACGGAGGTGTGAGGAGACAGATCAACACTCTCGCACAGGCCGACTTCGAGCAAACGACCATCTAGATATAACCCAGTATATCATGTGGCACCAAACGGTGTCACGCTGTTGCCAAGCGCCTCGGTTGTGTACCTCCCATCCCTTTGTATTCTTTGTCCTCCTGTCACTGGGCGTGTCGCGTGTGATCCTCCACGCAGCCAAGCAGATCAAAGAACTTTAAACGCGTCCAATGCATTGGGCAAAACCTATGCGGCAGGCACCTCAGCACTATGTGGCAGGCATTCTTAACTTCAACAGGCAGTCTTACGGGTAATCTCTCGCAATCTTAGCTACGATACGACTAGATACAGTCGAGATCGGACATAGCCGCGAGAGCTTCGTAACTTGCTTTAAACTACTCGAGGACAGCGGGTAGAACGTAAGGAACGTAAGCACGGCTACTCCCGCGCTTCGCGGGGTCGGCGTCGGGGGCGGTCGGTGCTCGGCGGTCGGTAGTCGGCGGTCAGCGGTCGGCGGTCGGCGTTAGCTGTTAGCGATGGGCTACCTCGACGAAGCCGATTCTAGGCTTCGGACTACGatatatatactacgtaTTACTATATAACGTGCTTCAccaccgagcgggccacaccaccgagcgggccacttttgctaagaactgtaccactTCTACAGATACAGCTATATAAccactattatagcgtatattgtctttaaacgaggccaaactgaccttagctgtctaggccacgaaacgcgacgcgacaatcacgaatcgacttactataaaggtatacgacgcgtctcgaactacactagggtatcgattgaatagacgacctcctcggggtgactacgagcctaattcgaagaagcttatagagctagaagagaggagaaaatattaaggcggttttaatactatcgaaggccgataacggtagatctatacagaacctacccgAGTCATTAACACTATAGCAACCGCTATCTATacaacttccccctcccctaaaggacattagagaatactagaagtttatagattagggtactctaataaaagaaaaagaagatgtcgtttaGTTCGACCTATCTAAACACCTAGCGCCACCTCAGGTTATAGGCAATAAGAGGTgaaggggggacggagatcataactctaaagagtataaggctaaacactataaggctcttatcgcctagatgttctatctagaccctataataagctaggtagaggagattctaaacgacgtagaagaatatacatttgctactattaggtaggctatagcctattagtaggaagtactaatcctaaagttctataaggtagccgtaggagaccccgaatagggacatatatagagagaggcaatcgagaacgaacttattgccttagtaagtaacaacacctaggaagtagttataccgccaaagggtacgaatctaattacttctcGGTAGGTCTTTAACATAAAAAGAAtaattagtagagctattaagaagtttaaggcaagactagttataagagggtttttatagaaatatagagttgacttcgaagagacctttatacctactattagacataatactctccgagtatttatagtagtagtgtataagagagatctcgagatgcaccTAGTAGATGTAAATAATacttttacctaaagtagcctccttaaagacatctatataatcctacccctaggagttaaagcacctctaaacatagtgtttaaggtcctacaaagcctttataggcttaagtaagcagctagagactggaaTAAGCTCTGTATTAcaaagctagagaagattagatttacctagtcctaggtagatctatacctacttatctatacggatagagaccttatagtccttacctatgtagatgacatacctattatagctccgaagctat includes these proteins:
- a CDS encoding Trichothecene efflux pump TRI12, whose product is MTSLDKERGATELRNFETSDTNSNGKGSAVEPQGENKVTFSFFMTMLGLSMAFIVAEVTPLFLVTCFTVIAYDLNAIEQVIWVIVAPYIATGAIAPFVGAMSDLMGRRGVILASLVMAVVAFILLGAAPNFAVFLVGQVIVGMAIGIQLLTVIAAASELVTVAKRGATIGYIVIGFFPFAAASLYGQLIAERNWRWIFLLLGIWSAISFVVLFIFYRPPPRAAAAGLTKMQLLGRLDYVGCTLSVLGVVLFLVGINWGGQTYSWGSARVVCMLVFGIVSLIAFGVYERFFCKYPMFPGRLIQSKRHFTAVSILCLTSGVNYVPLTVFWTIQTYSVYGASFAQAGLWLLPLGFCIAGGAVIAAIGMTVFKRHIQWLLLFFCIMQTVGIACMSLFDPNNINTVWAPMIFGLIGVGAVLLPSQVVFSVISPDDLIGTSVALSLVIRMIGQVVGKSMFYNIFKSELQKRATSILAFPAISVGFGGPDVVERITKLITTMTAGPLSHYVALFPEIQGPEELATVVTAGQELYSKVFPLLYLVSIPWGVLACVSCLALWGIDKYMVDTVAVHL